From a region of the Candidatus Micropelagos thuwalensis genome:
- a CDS encoding 3-hydroxybutyryl-CoA dehydrogenase: MSIQRVAIIGAGQMGSGIAHVFALAGYDVLLNDISVDRIEAGIASITGNLNRQAAKSKITEAEREKALGQIHIAASLNNIADVDMVIEAATENEELKVSILKEVCAVIGPDTIIASNTSSISITRLASATDRPEKFIGMHFMNPVPVMQLVEIIRGIATSDETYESCNALVERIGKTSAVSEDFPAFIVNRVLLPMINEAVFALYEGVGTVDSIDKAMKLGANHPMGPLQLADFIGLDTCLSIMQVLYEGLGDSKYRPCPLLTKYVEAGWLGVKTDKGFYDYSGESPVATR; encoded by the coding sequence ATGAGCATCCAAAGGGTTGCAATCATCGGTGCTGGACAAATGGGGAGTGGCATTGCACATGTCTTTGCCTTAGCCGGATACGATGTTTTACTCAACGACATATCTGTCGATCGGATAGAAGCCGGCATCGCATCTATAACCGGCAATCTCAATCGTCAGGCCGCAAAAAGCAAAATTACAGAAGCGGAAAGAGAAAAAGCGCTTGGGCAAATTCATATTGCTGCCAGCCTCAACAATATCGCAGATGTGGATATGGTTATTGAAGCGGCAACTGAAAATGAAGAACTAAAAGTATCTATCCTAAAAGAAGTCTGCGCCGTAATAGGCCCTGATACGATTATCGCTTCCAACACATCATCAATTTCCATCACGCGGTTGGCTTCAGCAACGGATAGACCAGAAAAGTTTATCGGCATGCATTTCATGAATCCGGTGCCGGTGATGCAACTTGTTGAGATAATCCGAGGCATTGCCACATCGGACGAAACCTATGAAAGTTGCAATGCGCTTGTGGAACGGATTGGTAAAACTTCTGCGGTATCCGAAGACTTTCCTGCCTTTATCGTCAACCGTGTGCTCCTGCCTATGATTAATGAAGCCGTGTTTGCACTCTATGAGGGTGTTGGCACAGTCGACAGTATCGACAAGGCCATGAAACTGGGTGCGAATCATCCAATGGGCCCATTACAACTTGCCGATTTTATCGGGCTTGATACATGTCTCAGCATCATGCAAGTGCTTTATGAGGGGCTTGGTGACAGCAAATATCGCCCATGTCCTCTCCTGACCAAATACGTCGAAGCGGGCTGGTTGGGTGTCAAGACCGATAAAGGATTCTATGATTATTCAGGTGAAAGTCCGGTTGCAACACGCTAA
- the argH gene encoding argininosuccinate lyase translates to MSQKMWGGRFGDGPDDIMEEINASIGFDKQLAHQDVAGSMAHCQMLMDTGILSQEDGKAILNGLNQIEKEISDGTFTFSRALEDIHMNIEARLSDIIGPAGGRLHTARSRNDQVATDFKLYIRDTIDHLHQQIQNLQTILAQTALNHAETLMPGFTHLQIAQPVSYGHHLLAYVEMLERDIGRLQDARARLNQSPLGAAALAGTSFPIDRHQTAKTLGFDKPTDNSIDSVSDRDFVLETLSAGAICMTHLSRLAEEIVVFASSPFGFFILPDAFSTGSSIMPQKRNPDAAELIRAKTGNLIGHLTALLVVMKGLPLAYSKDMQEDKKGTFEALDNLSLCLAAMSGMMQVMEINAEAMASRAQEGFSTATDLADWLVRVGNVPFREAHHITGQIVQLAETKACRLDELSLESMQEVDTRITADIFDVLSINSSVASRTSHGGTAPENVKAAAQLWLEKLNKA, encoded by the coding sequence ATGAGCCAAAAAATGTGGGGCGGTCGGTTTGGTGACGGGCCCGATGATATTATGGAAGAAATAAATGCTTCCATCGGATTTGACAAGCAACTTGCACATCAAGATGTTGCAGGATCCATGGCGCATTGCCAAATGCTCATGGATACCGGCATCTTGTCTCAAGAAGACGGCAAGGCCATCTTAAACGGTCTAAACCAGATAGAGAAAGAAATTTCTGACGGCACATTTACCTTTTCAAGAGCTCTTGAGGATATTCATATGAATATTGAGGCGCGGCTGTCTGATATTATCGGCCCGGCTGGGGGCAGATTGCATACTGCCAGATCCAGAAATGATCAGGTCGCGACTGATTTCAAACTCTATATCAGAGATACAATTGATCATCTGCACCAACAAATTCAAAACCTGCAAACCATTCTCGCGCAAACTGCGCTGAACCATGCAGAAACGCTCATGCCGGGCTTTACGCATCTACAAATTGCCCAGCCAGTTTCTTACGGGCACCATTTGCTTGCCTATGTCGAAATGCTGGAACGCGACATAGGCAGATTGCAGGATGCACGGGCCAGATTAAATCAATCCCCTCTCGGTGCGGCGGCGCTGGCAGGAACATCTTTCCCTATTGACCGGCATCAGACAGCAAAGACACTAGGTTTTGATAAACCTACGGATAATTCCATAGACAGTGTATCAGACAGAGACTTTGTTCTGGAAACGCTGTCCGCTGGCGCGATTTGTATGACGCATCTATCGCGGCTTGCCGAGGAAATTGTTGTTTTTGCTTCTTCGCCTTTCGGGTTTTTTATTTTACCGGATGCGTTTTCAACTGGCTCGTCCATCATGCCGCAAAAACGTAACCCTGACGCGGCTGAACTAATCAGAGCCAAAACCGGAAATCTTATCGGTCATCTGACCGCACTGCTGGTAGTTATGAAGGGTCTACCCCTCGCTTATTCGAAAGATATGCAGGAAGATAAGAAAGGTACGTTTGAAGCGCTTGATAATCTATCACTTTGCCTCGCGGCGATGTCCGGCATGATGCAAGTCATGGAAATCAACGCCGAGGCCATGGCCAGCAGAGCGCAAGAAGGTTTTTCAACGGCAACAGATCTTGCGGATTGGCTGGTAAGGGTCGGAAATGTGCCCTTCCGTGAGGCGCATCATATCACAGGTCAGATTGTCCAACTCGCCGAGACAAAAGCTTGCAGACTGGATGAGCTATCACTTGAAAGCATGCAGGAAGTTGACACCCGTATCACCGCGGATATTTTTGATGTGTTGAGCATAAATAGTTCCGTTGCCAGCCGAACCAGCCATGGCGGCACGGCGCCTGAAAATGTCAAAGCTGCTGCACAACTATGGCTCGAGAAACTAAATAAAGCTTAG
- a CDS encoding TlpA family protein disulfide reductase produces the protein MTKPTSKIRLLPIIIVIAFLSGVAAFYMTTPPSGNPDDTVSGQEDKVSSTGIADTRYASYATGNLKKMVFHKTPKIHKELSFINAAGESVGLDVFAGNYVVLNFWATWCVPCREEMPSLDALQKHFNGQPLKVVALSTDRGSADKPKKFLKELNITELAFFHDPKSQAARDTGLFGLPTTLLLDMQGREIGRLSGEAVWDAEEVKVFLEALISGDLAMNVEASKP, from the coding sequence ATGACAAAACCGACATCAAAAATAAGACTTTTGCCAATAATTATCGTTATTGCATTCCTAAGCGGCGTTGCGGCTTTCTACATGACCACCCCCCCCTCTGGCAACCCTGATGATACAGTATCAGGGCAAGAAGATAAGGTTTCCAGCACCGGCATTGCAGACACGCGCTATGCAAGCTACGCGACGGGTAATTTAAAGAAAATGGTGTTCCACAAAACACCTAAAATTCATAAAGAATTGTCATTCATAAATGCGGCAGGAGAAAGCGTAGGGCTGGATGTATTTGCAGGCAATTATGTGGTGTTGAATTTCTGGGCAACATGGTGCGTACCATGTCGAGAGGAAATGCCTTCGCTTGATGCGCTTCAAAAACATTTTAACGGTCAACCACTTAAAGTCGTAGCGCTGAGTACAGACCGAGGTAGCGCTGATAAGCCGAAAAAATTTCTCAAGGAATTGAATATTACGGAGCTGGCATTTTTCCATGATCCGAAAAGCCAGGCAGCACGGGATACAGGGCTTTTTGGCCTGCCAACAACGTTGCTACTCGATATGCAGGGACGTGAAATAGGCAGGCTCTCAGGGGAAGCAGTTTGGGATGCGGAGGAAGTAAAAGTGTTTCTTGAAGCGTTAATATCGGGTGATTTAGCAATGAATGTCGAGGCATCTAAGCCTTAG
- a CDS encoding electron transfer flavoprotein subunit alpha/FixB family protein: MNTLVIAEHDNQTIADATKKALSAAIALGNEVHLLVAGENCADAVADAANIDGVAKVLKADDAAFAKLLAEPLADLVVSLADGYSAIITAATTNGKNFMPRIAALLDMPQLSDITAVIDANTFERPIYAGNAIQTVKVSSPTKIMTVRATAFPLIGEGGSASIEDLTSTGDKGISEYVGEELTVSDRPELTSAKIVISGGRGMQSGDNFTILESVADKLGAAVGASRAAVDAGFVPNDYQVGQTGKVVAPELYIAVGISGAIQHLAGMKDSKVIVAINKDEEAPIFQVADYGLVADLFTAVPELDSALGNA; this comes from the coding sequence ATGAACACTCTCGTAATTGCAGAACATGATAACCAGACCATTGCAGACGCAACCAAAAAAGCTCTTTCAGCCGCAATAGCCCTCGGCAATGAGGTACATCTGCTTGTCGCCGGTGAAAACTGTGCGGACGCTGTTGCTGATGCAGCAAATATTGATGGTGTCGCCAAAGTACTGAAAGCTGATGATGCGGCCTTTGCAAAATTGCTGGCCGAGCCGCTTGCGGATCTCGTCGTGAGTCTTGCGGATGGCTATAGCGCGATTATTACAGCAGCAACAACGAATGGCAAAAACTTCATGCCGCGCATTGCCGCACTTCTGGATATGCCTCAGCTTTCTGACATCACCGCCGTTATTGACGCGAACACATTTGAGCGTCCGATTTATGCGGGTAATGCCATTCAGACGGTTAAAGTTTCTAGCCCTACAAAAATCATGACTGTGCGCGCCACAGCCTTCCCGTTAATTGGTGAAGGGGGTTCGGCCAGCATTGAAGATTTAACCAGCACTGGCGATAAGGGCATTTCTGAATATGTAGGCGAAGAGCTGACCGTTTCTGACCGTCCCGAATTGACTTCTGCCAAAATCGTTATTTCTGGCGGACGTGGCATGCAATCTGGTGATAATTTTACAATTTTAGAAAGCGTTGCCGATAAGCTGGGGGCCGCTGTTGGTGCGTCTCGCGCGGCAGTGGATGCCGGTTTTGTTCCCAATGACTATCAAGTCGGGCAAACAGGTAAAGTGGTTGCCCCTGAACTGTATATTGCCGTCGGCATTTCTGGTGCCATTCAGCATCTGGCAGGCATGAAGGACTCGAAAGTCATCGTTGCCATTAATAAAGATGAAGAAGCGCCGATTTTCCAAGTCGCGGATTATGGTCTTGTAGCAGACCTTTTCACCGCCGTGCCTGAACTGGACAGCGCCCTAGGAAACGCCTAA
- the lptM gene encoding LPS translocon maturation chaperone LptM, producing the protein MTYFARRFIYLMTGSALFLSACGVKGDLYLPTQANMVDNIINESQ; encoded by the coding sequence ATGACGTATTTTGCACGACGATTTATATATCTGATGACTGGTAGCGCGCTTTTCCTGTCTGCCTGTGGTGTTAAAGGCGATTTATATTTACCCACGCAGGCAAATATGGTCGATAACATCATAAACGAGTCACAATAG